A genomic segment from Truepera sp. encodes:
- a CDS encoding UvrD-helicase domain-containing protein, with translation MRITPATSASHSPYQRAVFEHVERSGANAVVMATAGSGKTTTLVEVARRLPSGSRACFLAFNRSTAAELRARLPSGVHATTIHALGLAALAKSYPAVAGSRVDHGKYSRLALEAVAELHPDGHGSLAPGLADHLARLVHFARLELTNPHDLAAVSELVNRYGIEAPVAPDQLSDLYALVAPLIRAGTAAASRGSIDLTDMVYLVVTERLQLEDYDFVCVDEAQDLSRMALALVLRLVEGGARALFVGDPRQAIYAFAGADPRSLERARREASATVLPLSVSYRCPTRHVALARRFAPEMDAAPGARLGSVRLLTEARLARTVQPRDLVMARVNSPLLAVSLRLAEAGTPVTVLGEELEAELHALARRIFPGRARLPHTALADVRRHATSEGRRLEREFMTSPRLAQLQSRNADTHRALALVIEAAYDERPANAVAAVRGLWRSQELDFSQLERVTSRLLAPRTGTDGAVLSTIHKAKGREAERVFLLRPEELGIGGADANDDAVEANVLFVALTRARRELVFVERRAGAVAERLRGHASRPPGNRLERDWDEVLRLALVMNRAARAGRPPLRGLRLRA, from the coding sequence ATGCGCATCACGCCTGCAACCAGCGCCTCCCACAGTCCGTACCAGCGCGCCGTGTTCGAGCATGTCGAGCGCTCCGGCGCCAACGCCGTCGTCATGGCCACGGCCGGCAGCGGCAAGACGACCACCCTGGTCGAGGTGGCAAGGCGGCTACCCTCGGGTTCCCGAGCCTGCTTCCTCGCGTTCAACCGGTCCACCGCCGCCGAACTGCGTGCGCGCCTGCCCAGCGGCGTGCACGCCACCACCATCCACGCACTTGGCCTGGCGGCCCTAGCGAAAAGCTACCCGGCGGTCGCCGGCTCACGCGTCGACCACGGCAAGTACTCGCGCCTCGCGCTGGAGGCGGTGGCCGAGCTGCACCCTGACGGCCACGGCAGCTTAGCCCCCGGGCTGGCGGACCACCTCGCGCGGCTGGTGCACTTCGCCAGGCTGGAGCTGACCAACCCCCACGACCTGGCGGCCGTCTCCGAGCTCGTCAACCGCTACGGCATCGAAGCTCCCGTAGCGCCGGACCAGCTGAGTGACCTCTACGCCCTCGTAGCACCGCTCATCCGTGCGGGTACGGCCGCGGCGTCAAGGGGCAGCATCGACCTCACGGACATGGTTTACCTCGTCGTCACGGAGCGGCTGCAACTGGAGGACTACGACTTCGTCTGCGTCGACGAGGCTCAGGACCTCAGCCGCATGGCCCTGGCGCTCGTGCTCCGCCTGGTGGAGGGTGGCGCCAGGGCGCTGTTCGTGGGCGATCCGCGGCAAGCCATATACGCCTTCGCTGGCGCCGACCCACGCTCGCTCGAGCGCGCACGGCGCGAGGCGAGCGCGACCGTGCTGCCCCTCTCCGTCTCCTACCGCTGTCCCACGCGCCACGTCGCCCTGGCCCGCCGCTTCGCGCCCGAGATGGACGCCGCACCCGGCGCGCGCCTGGGATCGGTGCGGCTGCTCACCGAGGCGAGGCTGGCGCGCACCGTGCAACCCAGGGACCTCGTCATGGCCAGGGTCAACTCCCCGCTACTCGCGGTTTCGTTGCGCTTGGCAGAGGCCGGCACCCCCGTAACGGTACTGGGCGAGGAGCTGGAAGCGGAGCTCCACGCACTCGCGCGGCGCATATTCCCCGGCAGGGCACGCCTCCCCCACACCGCACTGGCCGACGTGCGGCGCCACGCCACGTCGGAGGGGCGCCGCCTCGAGCGCGAGTTCATGACCAGCCCACGGCTAGCGCAGTTGCAATCGCGCAACGCCGATACCCACAGGGCGCTGGCCTTGGTCATCGAGGCCGCCTACGACGAGCGACCCGCCAATGCAGTCGCCGCTGTGAGGGGCCTCTGGCGGAGTCAGGAACTGGACTTCTCCCAACTGGAACGAGTGACGTCTCGGTTGCTGGCACCCCGAACAGGTACGGACGGCGCCGTACTCAGCACCATCCACAAGGCCAAGGGCCGCGAGGCCGAGCGGGTGTTCCTGCTGCGGCCCGAAGAGTTGGGGATCGGCGGCGCCGACGCGAACGACGACGCCGTGGAAGCCAACGTACTTTTCGTGGCGCTCACCAGGGCCAGGCGCGAGCTGGTATTCGTGGAGCGCCGCGCCGGAGCCGTAGCGGAGCGACTCCGTGGTCATGCCTCAAGACCGCCCGGCAACCGGCTGGAGCGTGACTGGGATGAGGTGCTCAGGCTTGCGCTGGTGATGAACCGAGCCGCGCGCGCAGGCCGGCCACCCCTTCGAGGGCTTCGGCTACGCGCCTAG
- a CDS encoding TRAP transporter large permease subunit, with protein MEYLAFYMFGAAIVLLLVGYPVAFGLGGTAVLFTLIGSDFLPGLGLDLPWDPMFRVARLNIMPQRIYGTIMDNYTLVAVPFFVFMGVMLERSGLAEELLETMGILFGRVRGGLAISVVVVGALLAASTGVVGASVVTMGILALPVMLKYNYSRPLSAGVIAASGTLGQIIPPSIVLVILGDQMGVSVGQLFLGSFVPGLLLSGLFVLWVAFVALTKPKSAPALPLETRQLPVRVIVLKVFRSLVPPLFLILLVLGSIFFGIATPTEAGAAGAIGAMLLALVNRRLNLSNLLDTMRQTVQLTSMVFIILVGATAFSMVFTALNGDTLVDQFLVNLPGGQWGFLFFTMLTIFILGFFIDFIEITFIVVPFITPIAAHFFGADMLLWFAVVIAMNLQSSFLTPPFGFALFYLKGVAPPEIRTSDIYRGIVPFVVIQVLAMFLLVLFPQIVMWLPSISNAQ; from the coding sequence GTGGAGTACCTCGCCTTCTACATGTTCGGCGCGGCGATCGTGCTGCTGCTGGTGGGCTATCCGGTGGCGTTCGGCCTGGGCGGGACGGCGGTGCTCTTCACCCTGATAGGCAGCGACTTCCTGCCCGGGCTCGGGCTCGACCTGCCGTGGGACCCCATGTTCCGCGTTGCGCGTCTGAACATCATGCCGCAGCGCATCTACGGCACCATCATGGACAACTACACGCTCGTGGCCGTGCCCTTCTTCGTGTTCATGGGCGTCATGCTCGAACGATCGGGACTTGCGGAGGAGTTGCTCGAGACGATGGGCATCCTCTTCGGCCGCGTGCGGGGCGGGCTGGCCATCTCGGTGGTGGTCGTCGGGGCGCTCCTGGCGGCCTCCACGGGGGTGGTGGGCGCCTCAGTAGTAACGATGGGCATCCTCGCCTTACCGGTCATGCTCAAGTACAACTACAGCAGGCCGCTGTCGGCCGGCGTGATCGCGGCCTCCGGCACCCTCGGCCAGATCATCCCTCCCTCCATCGTCCTCGTCATCCTCGGCGACCAGATGGGGGTGTCGGTCGGGCAGCTGTTCCTCGGCTCGTTCGTGCCCGGCCTCCTCCTGTCCGGGCTGTTCGTGTTGTGGGTGGCGTTCGTAGCCCTGACCAAACCCAAGTCGGCGCCGGCGTTGCCCCTCGAGACGCGCCAGTTGCCGGTCAGGGTGATAGTGCTCAAGGTATTCCGCAGCCTCGTGCCCCCGCTCTTCCTCATCCTCCTCGTGCTGGGCTCCATCTTCTTCGGCATCGCGACCCCCACGGAGGCGGGCGCCGCCGGCGCCATCGGCGCCATGCTGTTGGCACTGGTCAACCGGCGCCTCAACCTCTCGAACCTGCTCGACACCATGCGGCAAACCGTTCAGCTCACGAGCATGGTGTTCATAATCCTCGTGGGCGCCACGGCTTTCAGCATGGTGTTCACGGCACTGAACGGCGACACGCTCGTCGATCAGTTCCTGGTGAACCTCCCGGGCGGTCAGTGGGGGTTCTTGTTCTTCACCATGCTGACCATCTTCATCCTGGGCTTCTTCATCGACTTCATCGAGATAACCTTCATCGTCGTGCCGTTCATCACGCCCATCGCGGCTCACTTCTTCGGCGCCGACATGCTGCTGTGGTTCGCGGTTGTGATCGCCATGAACCTCCAGAGCTCGTTCCTCACGCCGCCTTTCGGCTTCGCGCTCTTCTACCTGAAGGGTGTGGCGCCGCCCGAGATCCGCACGTCAGACATCTACCGTGGCATTGTGCCGTTCGTGGTCATACAGGTGCTGGCTATGTTCCTGCTGGTCCTGTTCCCACAGATCGTGATGTGGCTGCCGTCCATCTCCAACGCCCAATGA
- a CDS encoding sulfurtransferase TusA family protein: protein MAASSAPTRGTAAPPAAPRATTRATTRDAGGESTVHKLDNRATPCSLGLLRVKERLSEIPLGDSLEVVTRDRFAPYEVPAWVERQGLELASLTRSGFWLFASTVFVIRKTVAVKAPRRRSV, encoded by the coding sequence ATGGCGGCCTCGAGCGCACCGACACGGGGCACCGCCGCTCCGCCTGCCGCGCCGCGCGCCACAACGCGCGCCACCACGCGCGACGCCGGCGGTGAGAGTACCGTTCACAAGCTCGACAACCGCGCCACGCCGTGTTCCCTGGGTCTACTACGGGTGAAGGAAAGGCTCTCGGAGATACCTCTGGGCGACTCGCTGGAGGTCGTCACCCGCGACCGTTTCGCGCCTTACGAGGTTCCAGCGTGGGTTGAGCGTCAGGGGCTGGAACTCGCGTCGCTCACGCGTAGCGGCTTCTGGCTCTTCGCGTCGACAGTGTTCGTCATCCGCAAGACCGTCGCGGTGAAGGCCCCGCGTAGGCGCTCGGTCTAG
- a CDS encoding biotin/lipoate A/B protein ligase family protein codes for MSAADRFEKFRPRWRAFDWQLVRMGPQAPELHMALDEVLTYEVGAGGRPPTLRIWEWASNAVILGRFQSVRNEVDPEGAAKYDIAIMRRITGGGAMFVEPQNTITYSVYAPDSLVKGMSFIDSYEFMDDWVLEGLRSLGVEAEYIPINDLSSMAGKIGGAAQTRRGGAVLHHVTMAYDMNPEKMLEVLRIGREKLSDKGSVSANKRVAPLRQQTQLPRQTVIDRLVDTFRNRYGLTEGELSADELARAQTLASEKFLSDEWRYLLP; via the coding sequence ATGAGCGCCGCCGACCGCTTCGAGAAGTTCCGCCCGCGCTGGCGGGCGTTCGACTGGCAGCTCGTGCGCATGGGGCCACAGGCCCCCGAGTTGCACATGGCGCTCGACGAGGTTCTCACCTACGAGGTGGGCGCCGGCGGGAGGCCGCCAACGCTCCGGATCTGGGAGTGGGCGTCCAACGCGGTCATCCTCGGGCGGTTCCAGTCGGTGCGCAACGAGGTAGACCCGGAGGGTGCCGCCAAGTACGACATCGCCATCATGCGCCGCATCACGGGTGGCGGAGCCATGTTCGTCGAACCGCAGAACACCATCACGTACTCGGTCTACGCCCCCGACTCCCTCGTCAAGGGCATGTCGTTCATAGACTCGTACGAGTTCATGGACGATTGGGTGCTGGAGGGCCTGCGCTCCCTCGGGGTGGAGGCGGAGTACATCCCGATCAACGACCTCTCGTCTATGGCCGGCAAGATAGGCGGCGCGGCGCAGACCCGTCGCGGCGGGGCGGTGCTCCATCACGTGACCATGGCCTACGACATGAACCCCGAGAAGATGCTCGAGGTGCTGCGCATAGGCCGCGAGAAGCTGTCCGACAAGGGAAGCGTGAGCGCCAACAAGCGCGTCGCGCCGCTAAGGCAGCAGACGCAGCTGCCGCGCCAGACGGTCATCGACCGGCTGGTCGACACGTTCCGGAACCGCTACGGCCTGACGGAGGGCGAGTTGAGCGCCGACGAACTGGCGCGTGCCCAAACCCTGGCTAGCGAGAAGTTCCTTTCGGACGAGTGGCGCTACTTGCTGCCGTGA
- a CDS encoding amino acid ABC transporter substrate-binding protein has translation MKSGYSRLVIGALLALGMSMTAAAQGTITFGASVQLTGSLANTGRYYKDAYNFAIDQINAAGGVTVGGQKYQLALKLYDNQSDANLSVRQYTQLITQDKVNFLLGPYASDFTIDDSAVAEKYEIPMIEGGGASDQIFSRGYKYIFGTLASASDYFASTIDMMGKLDPAPKTVALLYADDSFDVSVADGTRKLAGAAGLDLVLDSRYSTDASDFSSILSQIKDKNPDAVLMAGHETEALNFIRQAKGLGVSPKMYAFTVGVPTADFRQALGADANYAFGMTTWIPNSSLKDDYFGDAEQFDKAWQAKFDYAPDYHAASGVATVEAFVKAIEAAGTLDPKAVRDAIAKVSFDSLYGHVAFRDNGQIDLRQTVVQVQDGKVMPIYTTDFANKPDYPMPSWSDR, from the coding sequence ATGAAATCCGGCTATTCGCGGTTAGTGATAGGTGCGCTGCTCGCGCTCGGCATGAGCATGACGGCGGCGGCGCAGGGCACCATCACCTTCGGTGCCTCGGTGCAGCTCACCGGCAGCCTGGCCAACACGGGGCGCTACTACAAGGACGCCTACAACTTCGCGATCGACCAGATAAACGCCGCCGGGGGTGTAACCGTCGGTGGGCAGAAGTACCAGTTGGCGCTGAAGCTCTATGACAACCAGTCCGACGCCAACCTGAGCGTCAGGCAGTACACGCAGCTGATAACGCAGGACAAGGTGAACTTTCTGCTCGGCCCCTACGCCAGCGACTTCACCATCGACGACTCTGCCGTGGCCGAGAAGTACGAGATTCCGATGATCGAGGGTGGCGGCGCGTCGGATCAGATCTTCAGCCGCGGCTACAAGTACATCTTCGGCACGCTGGCTTCTGCCAGCGACTACTTCGCCAGCACCATCGACATGATGGGCAAGCTCGACCCCGCACCGAAGACCGTGGCGCTGCTGTACGCCGACGATTCCTTCGACGTCTCCGTCGCCGACGGCACCCGCAAGCTCGCCGGCGCCGCCGGGCTCGACCTGGTGCTCGACTCTCGTTACAGCACCGACGCGTCCGACTTCAGTTCCATCCTCTCGCAGATCAAGGACAAGAACCCTGACGCCGTCCTGATGGCCGGTCACGAGACGGAAGCGCTCAACTTCATCCGCCAGGCCAAGGGCTTGGGGGTCAGCCCGAAGATGTACGCCTTCACCGTGGGCGTGCCCACAGCCGACTTCAGGCAGGCGCTAGGCGCCGATGCCAACTACGCCTTCGGCATGACCACCTGGATTCCGAACTCCAGCCTCAAGGACGACTACTTCGGTGACGCCGAACAGTTCGACAAGGCGTGGCAAGCGAAGTTCGATTACGCGCCCGACTACCACGCCGCGTCCGGGGTCGCCACCGTCGAAGCGTTCGTCAAGGCCATCGAGGCGGCGGGTACGTTGGATCCGAAAGCGGTGCGCGACGCCATCGCCAAAGTCTCCTTCGACAGCCTGTACGGCCACGTGGCGTTCCGTGACAACGGCCAGATCGATCTGCGGCAGACGGTGGTCCAGGTGCAAGACGGAAAGGTGATGCCCATCTACACCACCGACTTCGCCAACAAGCCCGACTACCCCATGCCGAGCTGGAGCGACCGTTAG
- the dctP gene encoding TRAP transporter substrate-binding protein DctP → MDRRNFIKKAGFAVAGASISPLMFASAQKSKFTFEMVTSWPTSLDTLFGTAENIGKYLNEASGGDISVKVYAAGAQIGALEVYDAVSTGAFAMAHTAPYYFINKDPTHGFFTAVPFGMDSQQFNAWMYSGNGFDLEQELVAPDNMVVFPAGNTGAQTGGWFKREISTVADLQGLTMRFPGFGGQVMSRVGMNVQNIPGGELFLALDTGVVDAADWVGPYDDQILGLNKAAPYYYFPSWAEPGPGVALYVNKDVFEDLPAELQAVVSDVSARANIEMLASYDTKNNVALQQLIASGTQIRIFSDELLEAFEKATDEIHAENASKNPRYKRVLDDYNSFMGNVRAWTKVTQHAYNSFIFK, encoded by the coding sequence ATGGACCGGCGAAACTTCATCAAGAAAGCGGGATTCGCGGTAGCTGGGGCGAGCATCAGTCCTCTCATGTTCGCGAGCGCCCAGAAGAGCAAGTTCACCTTCGAGATGGTGACCTCGTGGCCTACCTCGCTCGATACCCTCTTCGGTACGGCCGAGAACATCGGCAAGTACCTGAACGAGGCCAGCGGCGGTGACATCTCCGTCAAGGTCTACGCAGCCGGAGCGCAGATCGGCGCGCTCGAGGTGTACGACGCGGTCTCCACCGGCGCCTTCGCCATGGCGCACACGGCGCCCTACTACTTCATCAACAAGGACCCGACGCACGGCTTCTTCACGGCGGTGCCGTTCGGCATGGACTCCCAACAGTTCAACGCCTGGATGTATAGCGGCAACGGTTTCGACCTGGAGCAGGAACTAGTGGCGCCCGACAACATGGTCGTCTTCCCTGCCGGCAACACCGGCGCGCAGACCGGCGGCTGGTTCAAGCGCGAGATAAGCACGGTGGCGGACCTCCAGGGGCTCACCATGCGCTTCCCCGGCTTCGGCGGTCAGGTCATGAGCCGCGTGGGCATGAACGTCCAGAACATCCCGGGCGGCGAACTCTTCCTCGCCCTGGACACGGGCGTCGTCGACGCCGCCGACTGGGTGGGCCCTTACGACGACCAGATACTCGGCCTCAACAAGGCCGCGCCCTATTACTACTTCCCGAGCTGGGCGGAACCCGGCCCCGGCGTCGCCCTCTACGTCAACAAGGACGTCTTCGAGGACCTGCCCGCAGAACTGCAGGCAGTCGTGAGCGACGTTTCGGCTCGTGCCAACATCGAGATGCTCGCGAGTTACGACACCAAGAACAACGTCGCGTTGCAGCAACTCATCGCGTCGGGCACGCAGATCCGGATCTTCTCCGACGAGCTCCTCGAGGCGTTCGAGAAGGCCACCGACGAGATCCACGCCGAGAACGCCTCCAAGAACCCCAGGTACAAGCGCGTCCTCGACGACTACAACTCGTTCATGGGCAACGTGCGCGCGTGGACGAAGGTCACGCAACACGCGTACAACAGCTTCATCTTCAAGTAG
- a CDS encoding SDR family oxidoreductase yields MTPSLLGKAALVTGASRGVGAAVAHGLARRGADVALNFRSKAARAEAVAELVRAAGRRPLLAQADITSLEEMSHMMAEVERAFGRLDLLVLNASGGLERGKPPDYPMLLNRDAQLQAVELALPLMPSGGRIVFVTSHLAHFHSDEPVLPEYEPVAASKRAGEVALRQRIQQLEERGVSLVVVSGDLIEGTITPKLLQRARPGLIEERRGQAGELPTVEEFAAAIVDAAGDEGLESGATVYVGSID; encoded by the coding sequence GTGACCCCAAGCTTGTTGGGCAAGGCGGCGCTCGTGACGGGCGCTTCACGTGGCGTGGGCGCGGCCGTTGCCCATGGCCTGGCGCGCCGGGGCGCGGACGTGGCGCTCAACTTCCGCAGTAAGGCCGCCCGAGCCGAGGCGGTGGCCGAACTCGTTCGCGCCGCCGGCCGCCGGCCGCTACTTGCCCAGGCCGACATCACTTCACTCGAAGAGATGAGTCACATGATGGCGGAGGTCGAACGGGCTTTCGGGCGCCTCGACCTGTTGGTCCTCAACGCGTCCGGCGGACTCGAGCGAGGCAAGCCCCCCGATTACCCCATGCTGCTGAACCGCGACGCGCAGCTTCAGGCCGTCGAGCTCGCGTTGCCGCTCATGCCCTCTGGCGGACGGATCGTGTTCGTCACCAGCCACCTCGCCCACTTCCACAGCGACGAGCCCGTGCTGCCCGAGTACGAACCGGTCGCGGCCAGCAAGCGGGCGGGGGAGGTGGCCCTTAGGCAGCGCATCCAGCAACTCGAGGAGCGCGGTGTGAGCCTGGTGGTCGTCAGCGGCGACCTCATCGAGGGCACCATCACCCCGAAGCTGCTGCAACGCGCGCGTCCAGGCCTGATCGAGGAGCGCCGCGGTCAGGCGGGCGAGCTGCCGACCGTCGAGGAGTTTGCTGCCGCCATCGTCGATGCGGCCGGTGACGAGGGTCTGGAGTCAGGGGCCACGGTGTACGTCGGGAGCATCGACTGA
- a CDS encoding TRAP transporter small permease subunit yields the protein MKAFLRVSLLIDGLTGAIARAMQWLTLIMVLLGAYNVVTRYVGRAIGVSLGGGVYTTLQSYAFDLVFLLAAGHVLKTDGHVRVDIIYSRLKDRTKAWVDIFGTIFFLLPFTFMGFVLSLPYVRRSWQHMEVNVNSGNLPIYLIKTVIPVAFVLLALQGISELIKRVAYLRGVALPGKPAKPPGPAEVG from the coding sequence TTGAAAGCGTTCTTGAGGGTGTCCCTACTCATCGACGGCCTCACCGGCGCCATAGCGCGGGCCATGCAGTGGCTCACCCTGATCATGGTCCTTTTGGGCGCCTACAACGTCGTGACGCGGTACGTGGGGCGCGCCATAGGGGTCTCGTTGGGCGGCGGCGTCTACACCACCTTGCAGAGCTACGCCTTCGACCTGGTCTTCCTCCTCGCGGCCGGGCATGTGCTGAAGACGGATGGTCACGTTCGCGTAGACATCATCTATTCGCGCCTGAAGGATAGGACCAAGGCGTGGGTAGACATCTTCGGGACCATCTTCTTCCTATTGCCCTTCACGTTCATGGGTTTCGTCCTCAGCCTCCCTTACGTGCGGCGTTCGTGGCAACACATGGAGGTGAACGTCAACTCGGGCAACCTCCCCATCTACCTGATCAAGACGGTCATCCCGGTGGCGTTCGTTCTCCTTGCGCTGCAGGGGATAAGTGAGCTCATCAAACGCGTGGCGTACCTGCGTGGCGTGGCGCTACCCGGCAAGCCCGCCAAGCCCCCCGGGCCGGCCGAGGTCGGCTGA
- a CDS encoding branched-chain amino acid ABC transporter permease, which produces MKALPFLAIVVVTGLLAIVPFTLSAVMIQFGITTLLLATLAQGWNILGGFTGYASFGNSVFYGLGTYGTAVAMVQWHLPFAVGLAIGATVAVVFAVLLGIPVLRLRGHYFAIATLAISQAMAAVISNLDIAGRNSGLILPLIRGDVMFYELALGLIVLATACVYWISRSRFGLGLIAIRENEDAAAVMGINTTRYKIGAFALAGVFSALAGGIHAYWITFIDPHSAFDLLLDVKLIIMAVFGGPGTVFGPIIGTFLLSGISEVLSSKVSGVASLFFGLVIVVAVTLMPRGLMNVIGKFRRRGWRVFSDNIRDNRV; this is translated from the coding sequence GTGAAGGCACTCCCCTTCCTCGCCATCGTCGTCGTAACGGGCCTTCTGGCCATCGTGCCCTTCACGCTGTCGGCCGTGATGATCCAGTTCGGCATCACCACGCTGCTGCTGGCCACTCTGGCGCAGGGCTGGAACATCCTCGGCGGTTTCACCGGCTACGCTTCCTTCGGCAACTCCGTCTTCTACGGCCTGGGCACCTACGGAACGGCCGTGGCCATGGTGCAGTGGCACCTGCCCTTCGCCGTGGGACTGGCTATCGGCGCGACCGTCGCGGTCGTGTTCGCGGTACTGCTCGGGATCCCGGTGCTGCGGCTCCGGGGCCACTACTTCGCCATCGCCACCCTGGCCATCTCGCAGGCCATGGCCGCCGTCATCTCCAACCTCGACATCGCCGGGCGCAACAGCGGCCTGATCCTGCCGCTCATACGCGGCGACGTGATGTTCTACGAACTGGCGCTGGGGCTGATAGTGCTGGCCACCGCCTGCGTTTACTGGATCTCACGCAGCCGCTTCGGGCTCGGTCTAATAGCCATCCGCGAGAACGAGGACGCCGCCGCGGTCATGGGCATCAACACCACCCGGTACAAGATCGGCGCCTTCGCCCTGGCGGGCGTCTTCTCCGCGTTGGCGGGTGGAATCCACGCCTACTGGATTACTTTCATCGATCCGCACAGCGCTTTCGACCTCCTCCTCGACGTGAAGCTGATCATCATGGCCGTCTTCGGCGGGCCCGGCACGGTCTTCGGGCCCATCATCGGCACCTTCCTCCTCTCAGGAATCTCCGAGGTCTTGTCAAGCAAGGTCAGCGGCGTTGCCAGCCTGTTCTTCGGCCTGGTCATCGTCGTGGCGGTGACGTTGATGCCCCGCGGTCTCATGAACGTGATCGGCAAGTTCCGGCGCCGTGGCTGGCGCGTGTTCAGCGACAACATCCGGGACAACCGGGTATGA
- a CDS encoding isoaspartyl peptidase/L-asparaginase, with product MVAIVIHGGAGKIAQEDREAYLAGLERARNLGFQVLAEGGKAVAAVLAAVTSMEDDPQAFNAGTGGSPNRNGVVECDAAIMSADGTSGAVAAVTRARNPILVADKVRLASPHALIVGQGADSLVDHPIDNAELLTVRTRRALERWRQAQNPAPQGSATVGAVALDHEGMLAAATSTGGVLGKWPGRVGDAPLIGAGTYATRQVGISCTGDGEAFIRAVTAKGLADRLRSGVELEEALRLALAEVASQDANGGLIVLTADGRLATAFNSRDMAYAWRTADDGDVRVSAEPGIVLAGS from the coding sequence ATGGTCGCAATCGTCATTCATGGTGGGGCGGGCAAGATCGCCCAGGAGGACCGCGAGGCGTACCTCGCAGGGCTCGAGCGCGCCAGGAACCTGGGTTTCCAGGTGCTGGCCGAGGGCGGCAAGGCGGTCGCGGCGGTGTTAGCGGCGGTTACGTCCATGGAGGACGACCCGCAGGCGTTCAACGCCGGCACCGGCGGCTCGCCGAACCGCAATGGGGTCGTGGAGTGTGACGCCGCAATCATGAGCGCCGACGGCACGAGTGGGGCGGTAGCGGCCGTCACCCGGGCGCGGAACCCGATATTGGTCGCCGACAAGGTACGCCTCGCCTCGCCGCACGCGCTCATCGTCGGCCAAGGCGCCGACTCCCTCGTCGATCACCCCATAGACAACGCCGAGTTGCTCACCGTCCGCACCAGGAGGGCGCTCGAGCGCTGGCGCCAGGCGCAGAACCCCGCACCGCAGGGCTCCGCGACGGTCGGAGCAGTTGCCCTGGACCACGAGGGGATGCTAGCGGCCGCCACCAGCACGGGTGGGGTCCTCGGCAAGTGGCCCGGAAGGGTCGGTGACGCTCCTCTGATCGGCGCCGGCACTTATGCCACCCGGCAGGTCGGCATCTCCTGCACCGGCGACGGCGAGGCGTTCATCCGCGCCGTCACCGCCAAGGGCCTCGCGGACCGGCTGCGCTCAGGTGTCGAGCTGGAAGAGGCCTTGAGGTTGGCTCTCGCCGAAGTCGCGTCCCAGGACGCCAACGGGGGCCTCATCGTCCTGACCGCCGACGGCCGCCTGGCCACCGCTTTCAACTCGCGCGACATGGCGTATGCGTGGCGCACGGCAGACGACGGCGACGTCCGCGTGTCGGCGGAGCCGGGCATCGTGCTCGCAGGTAGCTGA
- a CDS encoding branched-chain amino acid ABC transporter permease, with translation MGRRRRSRSRERGPAIELLLQVLANGVLLGGLYALMALGLALVWGVLNIVNLAHGALIMLGGYFSYYLFTATGIDPFLTLPLTMAALFVIGYGLQRYLLNLIVRAPMFNTLLITFGLDVVLTYLAQLLFSADFRTINPSYAGAHFNIGSVTIPLLRLLAFALAAALTALLAIFLTRSRTGRAIRATSQNLDAARLYGVAPRSLYALTFALGAALAGAAGGLYGMVSQITPYIGAELTAKSFVIALIGGLDNPLGVLVGGLVLGLAEALGTLYIGPTFDNVISFGMLVLVLILRPKGILGRTA, from the coding sequence GTGGGACGGCGCCGACGGTCGCGTTCTCGTGAACGGGGCCCAGCCATAGAGCTGCTGCTGCAGGTCCTCGCGAACGGCGTGCTGCTCGGCGGGCTGTACGCCCTGATGGCGCTTGGTCTGGCGCTGGTCTGGGGCGTTCTGAACATAGTGAACTTAGCGCACGGCGCGCTGATCATGCTGGGCGGCTACTTCAGCTACTACCTCTTCACCGCTACCGGCATCGACCCCTTCCTCACCCTGCCGCTGACGATGGCCGCGCTCTTCGTGATCGGTTACGGCCTGCAGCGGTACCTGCTCAACCTCATCGTGCGGGCGCCGATGTTCAACACGCTCCTCATCACCTTCGGGCTCGACGTCGTGCTCACCTATCTCGCGCAACTCCTGTTCAGCGCCGACTTCCGCACCATCAACCCGAGCTACGCAGGTGCGCACTTCAATATCGGCAGCGTCACCATCCCGCTCTTGCGCCTCCTGGCGTTTGCCCTGGCGGCAGCGCTCACCGCCTTGCTGGCCATCTTCCTGACCCGCTCGCGGACCGGGCGCGCCATCCGCGCCACCTCCCAGAACCTCGACGCGGCACGGCTCTACGGCGTAGCGCCCAGGTCGCTATACGCGCTGACCTTCGCGCTCGGGGCAGCGTTGGCCGGCGCGGCAGGCGGGCTGTACGGCATGGTCTCGCAGATCACTCCCTACATCGGGGCCGAACTCACCGCCAAGTCGTTCGTGATCGCCCTCATCGGCGGGCTCGACAACCCGCTCGGCGTGCTCGTCGGTGGCCTCGTGCTGGGGTTGGCAGAGGCCCTGGGAACGCTTTACATCGGCCCCACCTTCGACAACGTGATCAGCTTCGGCATGTTGGTACTGGTGTTGATCCTGCGGCCGAAGGGCATCCTCGGGAGAACGGCGTGA